In Gallus gallus isolate bGalGal1 chromosome Z, bGalGal1.mat.broiler.GRCg7b, whole genome shotgun sequence, one DNA window encodes the following:
- the PSAT1 gene encoding phosphoserine aminotransferase isoform X1: protein MEGGRQVANFGAGPAKLPRSVLLAAQKELVDYKGLGISVLEMSHRTSDFSKILNTAENLLRELLNVPENYKIIFLQGGGSGQFSAVPLNLIGLKEGRQADYVVTGAWSAKAAKEAEKYAKVNIVHPKLSAYTSIPDPGTWNLNPDASYVYYCANETVHGVEFDFVPDVKGAVLVCDMSSNFLSRPVDVSKFGVIFAGAQKNVGCAGVTVVIVREDLLGFALKECPVVMDYKTQAVNGSLYNTPPCYSIYIMGLVLEWIKNNGGAAAMDKLSLIKSRMIYDIIDKSNGFYVCPVEKKNRSRMNVPFRIGSIKGDEALEKKFLEKAVELNMISLKGHRSVGGIRASLYNAVTVEDVQKLATFMRSFMQMHQS, encoded by the exons ATGGAGGGGGGGCGGCAGGTGGCTAACTTCGGCGCTGGGCCGGCCAAGCTGCCGCGCTCT gtATTATTAGCAGCACAGAAAGAATTGGTGGACTACAAAGGACTTGGTATTAGTGTTCTTG AAATGAGCCATCGGACCTCGGACTTCtcaaaaattttaaatacagcTGAAAATCTCCTGCGTGAATTGCT AAACGTACCAGAAAactacaaaattattttcctccaaGGAGGTGGATCTGGTCAGTTCAGTGCGGTTCCACTAAACCTTATTGGCTTAAAGGAGGGAAGACAGGCGGATTATGTGGTTACTGGAGCTTGGTCAGCAAAAGCTGctaaagaagcagagaagtaTGCCAAAGTGAATATTGTTCATCCGAAACTATCAGCCTATACAA GCATTCCTGACCCAGGCACTTGGAATCTCAATCCAGATGCATCGTATGTGTACTACTGTGCTAATGAGACTGTTCATGGTGTGGAGTTTGACTTTGTACCTGATGTCAAAGGCGCAGTCTTGGTTTGTGATATGTCATCAAATTTCCTGTCGAGGCCTGTGGATGTTTCCAAG tttGGTGTGATTTTTGCTGGTGCTCAGAAGAATGTTGGCTGTGCTGGAGTTACTGTTGTGATAGTACGTGAGGACTTGCTGGGATTTGCACTGAAGGAATGCCCTGTGGTAATGGATTACAAAACACAAGCAGTGAATGGCTCTTTATATAACACTCCACCATGCTACAG tATCTATATCATGGGACTGGTACTGGAGTGGATAAAGAACAATGGTGGAGCTGCAGCCATGGATAAACTTAGTTTAATCAAATCACGAATGATTTATGATATTATAGATAAATCTAATGGATTCTATGT ATGTCCAGTGGAGAAGAAGAACCGAAGCAGAATGAATGTCCCCTTCCGCATTGGCAGTATCAAGGGTGATGAGGCCCTGGAAAAGAAATTCCTTGAGAAAGCTGTGGAACTTAACATGATATCTCTGAAAGGACATCG ATCTGTGGGAGGAATTCGTGCCTCTTTATATAATGCGGTGACTGTAGAAGATGTTCAGAAGCTTGCGACGTTCATGAGAAGCTTCATGCAGATGCATCAGTCCTAA
- the PSAT1 gene encoding phosphoserine aminotransferase isoform X2 — translation MKPGLVVLSPCEVLLAAQKELVDYKGLGISVLEMSHRTSDFSKILNTAENLLRELLNVPENYKIIFLQGGGSGQFSAVPLNLIGLKEGRQADYVVTGAWSAKAAKEAEKYAKVNIVHPKLSAYTSIPDPGTWNLNPDASYVYYCANETVHGVEFDFVPDVKGAVLVCDMSSNFLSRPVDVSKFGVIFAGAQKNVGCAGVTVVIVREDLLGFALKECPVVMDYKTQAVNGSLYNTPPCYSIYIMGLVLEWIKNNGGAAAMDKLSLIKSRMIYDIIDKSNGFYVCPVEKKNRSRMNVPFRIGSIKGDEALEKKFLEKAVELNMISLKGHRSVGGIRASLYNAVTVEDVQKLATFMRSFMQMHQS, via the exons ATGAAACCGGGCCTTGTGGTATTGAGTCCCTGTGAG gtATTATTAGCAGCACAGAAAGAATTGGTGGACTACAAAGGACTTGGTATTAGTGTTCTTG AAATGAGCCATCGGACCTCGGACTTCtcaaaaattttaaatacagcTGAAAATCTCCTGCGTGAATTGCT AAACGTACCAGAAAactacaaaattattttcctccaaGGAGGTGGATCTGGTCAGTTCAGTGCGGTTCCACTAAACCTTATTGGCTTAAAGGAGGGAAGACAGGCGGATTATGTGGTTACTGGAGCTTGGTCAGCAAAAGCTGctaaagaagcagagaagtaTGCCAAAGTGAATATTGTTCATCCGAAACTATCAGCCTATACAA GCATTCCTGACCCAGGCACTTGGAATCTCAATCCAGATGCATCGTATGTGTACTACTGTGCTAATGAGACTGTTCATGGTGTGGAGTTTGACTTTGTACCTGATGTCAAAGGCGCAGTCTTGGTTTGTGATATGTCATCAAATTTCCTGTCGAGGCCTGTGGATGTTTCCAAG tttGGTGTGATTTTTGCTGGTGCTCAGAAGAATGTTGGCTGTGCTGGAGTTACTGTTGTGATAGTACGTGAGGACTTGCTGGGATTTGCACTGAAGGAATGCCCTGTGGTAATGGATTACAAAACACAAGCAGTGAATGGCTCTTTATATAACACTCCACCATGCTACAG tATCTATATCATGGGACTGGTACTGGAGTGGATAAAGAACAATGGTGGAGCTGCAGCCATGGATAAACTTAGTTTAATCAAATCACGAATGATTTATGATATTATAGATAAATCTAATGGATTCTATGT ATGTCCAGTGGAGAAGAAGAACCGAAGCAGAATGAATGTCCCCTTCCGCATTGGCAGTATCAAGGGTGATGAGGCCCTGGAAAAGAAATTCCTTGAGAAAGCTGTGGAACTTAACATGATATCTCTGAAAGGACATCG ATCTGTGGGAGGAATTCGTGCCTCTTTATATAATGCGGTGACTGTAGAAGATGTTCAGAAGCTTGCGACGTTCATGAGAAGCTTCATGCAGATGCATCAGTCCTAA